In Denticeps clupeoides chromosome 1, fDenClu1.1, whole genome shotgun sequence, a single window of DNA contains:
- the LOC114796457 gene encoding titin isoform X22, whose translation MQMESRRKSQRSSFMDSLSSRSQWIIVLGLLITWSMAGIFMFDFINFKEEPDTQEDPIAAINDALESISEYMDKGLDVLSDPLGLVPESGEIVESAVDGLADLAGSASGLLLDSEGSVYGVRFLKSGGALIEDVRTGMQDAVLYLFHIFEGVLNAVTSFPVGILTQTLDGVKCILNLIANCIPSMPASREGSSYGVGALKSGGALMEDARIGLKNAVLYIFDVFQGLLNAAASFPFDGVTWIVNLIANCIPSMPAGHEGGFYGEVVLQSGGALVEDVRTGVKNVVLYLFNVFEGVLDAVIFIPDLLVTQTMHGVKYITNIVVYCVTSIPIDHAGWIPESIKPMNAITYATEGITNLNKNVFGSLSNMFKSDEGYIPEMSFDPMKVVTDAVEEITDKRNMFLAYLSTMLMQEKEDALQMKRKKGEFFPPLETVTEIMDRKEDDVLLEKIFKATSTKLEDHRRGRAMDDLQEEHEQKQEDSGKLDLKEEEDLDHMGEYQQEDRDEKNNKDASDYYNVSEPENLDDAVEKNVEGLVFLMKPITDVPDLERDSEAADEYEDKKSPESVIPEIEEFKEFETIPDDDEEMISGDTEETGKQARSDITEEEDDDDDDDDDDDKVPAEQAHSDITVSDFEGEIEMKVTDDDDLDSEDTEEKTSNVADDHIIEGEDDGEDLTEKTTAASKLAETTDDYNNDDAEDYRGGDEDNKDKDDYLEIEDAEETTAHDESVSEIDNKKDHVTESEDDVKDLIGPFTEAPKLADNEDDLEREDEEGKITSDLALAEIDNKHDHMTESEDDLIEPPTAAASLTDNHNVHDDDDAEEKIKSDVVVTEMDDKDDPLTVSEADSEDLIDPPAEAPSLTENCDVNYGDVHDDDDDLDSDDAEEKIKSDGGLAEDLVEPQTESPKMAEASDADEEDDLQSEDAEDKIKAEIRNKDDHMTESEDDSEDHTEPTTAAPSLAEVSDNQNDDEDDNDFDSDGSEMTEPLETMDTDVSAEQTKPEDILLKPDSSANGDDQNNNNNDRRKEKSKMKKQLPGKTRQSNITSDVLTEQEDLDSLPQDLYGVLEQEKAYKEQKTKEEVYKVIQELRAAEDEEDEEQMAITEETEKNAEEKTSDRMKRKAKLQMNMTSDDLEPKAEKLEKPEKLKKKPSVETHVIKKKSQKEVEAQRERAKPAKKEAEVLKEKVKPAKTERKVAKKAEQAKKAAPKVSTEKAKISPERKEAEDLKRKVKPAPAIKEVPQEKVKLAPEEAEVTKEKVKPLKKDFAASKEKAKPKKDVEAQTERAKPGKDAEVPKEKAKAKEARQVAKEKPAAQIKEPQVPQKKPITPEKEPAEKAKARPTKKESELPKEKAKAPAEVKEVPKEKVKPTPPIKKPKILKKDLKPITKEPKIPKEESKPIKKEPKIPKEEPKPIKEEPEIPKEESKPTKKVPEKAKSAPAIKEPEMPKEKEKPTLTVKKAEVTKEKAKSTRAAKQAEVPKEKARPTPGVKKPEEETHPEKKEIQKEEPKSSKKEPKILKEEPKPIKKEPKILKELKPIKKVPKIPKEGSKPIKKELKMPKEEPKPIKEEPEIPKEEPKPTKKEPEISKEESKPIKTEPKVPKEETPPSKKDPKILKEETQPMKKAPELSKEEPKHIKKEHKVLKEEPSPITKEPKIPKEEPKPKKESKIPKAKPRPTMKEPDISKEESKPIKTEPKSPKKELKPIKKEPKIPKEELKPIKKEPKVKKENTQPIKKEPKIPKVKAKPIMKEPKVPKEEIQLIKKEAKIPEEEPKPIKKEPKVPKEETKPIKKEPKVKKEDTQSITKAEPKIPKEEPEPIKKEPKVPKEDTQPIKKEPKIPVEEPKPIKKEPKVPKEDTHPIKKEPKIPVEEPKPIKKEPKVPKEDTQPIKKEPKIPVEEPKSIKKEPKIPVEEPKSIKKEPKVPKEETKPIKKEPKIPEEEPKSIKKEPKVPKEETKPIKKEPKTPKVEAKPIKKEPKIPEEEPKSIKKEPKIPVEEPKSIKKEPKVPKEETKPIKKEPKIPEEEPKPIKKEPKIPKEEPKPIKKEPKVPKEDTQPIKKEPKIPEEEPKPIKKEPKVPKEETKPIKKEPKTPKVEAKPIKKEPKIPEEEPKSIKKEPKIPEEESKSIKKEPKVPKEDTQPIKKEPKIPKEEPKPIKKEPKVPKEETKPIKKEPKTPKVEAKPIKKEPKIPEEEPKSIKKELDILKEEPKKAEAEVAKGKVKSTPAVKKPEVPKEKPEPIKKEAEMPKEKLKATPTIKKAEVQKEEKKLMKKEPEVPNEKVLHTTATQVEPVLKEKVKPPRKDVELAKAKAKPAPPLKAEAGIPKDKAKPKKAAEKDKEKPEPTPSPKELGVKKEKVPAAPTAKKPDVPKTEAKQPKKAPGAVLKERLKLTRGKADIHLKAELEGLKNLTKPIPKKEHIVKERKKLVEKATPEAPKEVKPVPETEEPEVSQETTAPLEKVVHIESVTPVDVTEPAPTKPGEPPLLEEFGAEEDDLPYFQCFFVDEDDTHYPFFPFSPIQM comes from the exons ATGCAGATGGAGTCTCGTCGCAAGAGCCAGCGCAGCAGCTTCATGGATTCCCTTAGCAGCCGCAGCCAATGGATCATCGTCCTCGGCCTCCTCATCACCTGGTCCATGGCTGGCATATTTATGTTCGACTTCATCAATTTCAAGGAAGAACCGG acacacaggagGATCCCATAGCCGCTATAAACGATGCGTTGGAGAGCATCTCGGAATATATGGATAAAGGCCTGGACGTTTTGAGTGACCCGCTGG GTTTAGTACCTGAATCGGGTGAGATAGTCGAGTCTGCTGTTGATGGACTCGCTGATTTAGCAGGCTCGGCATCAGGACTGCTGCTGGACAGTGAAG gGAGCGTGTACGGAGTGCGTTTCTTGAAATCAGGTGGTGCTCTAATCGAAGATGTAAGAACTGGAATGCAGGATGCGGTGCTGTATTTATTCCACATCTTTGAAG GAGTGCTGAATGCAGTGACCTCCTTCCCAGTAGGAATTTTGACTCAAACACTTGATGGAGTTAAATGCATACTGAACTTGATCGCAAACTGTATTCCAAGCATGCCAGCTAGCCGTGAAG GGAGTTCTTATGGAGTGGGCGCCCTGAAATCTGGTGGTGCACTAATGGAAGATGCAAGAATTGGGCTGAAGAACGCAGTCCTGTATATATTCGACGTCTTTCAAG GCCTCCTCAATGCAGCGGCCTCCTTCCCGTTTGATGGAGTAACATGGATAGTGAACTTGATTGCAAACTGTATTCCAAGCATGCCAGCTGGCCACGAAG gggGTTTTTATGGAGAGGTTGTCCTGCAATCTGGAGGTGCACTCGTGGAAGATGTGAGAACTGGAGTGAAGAATGTGGTTCTGTATTTATTCAACGTCTTCGAAG GAGTGCTGGATGCAGTTATCTTCATCCCGGATCTGCTTGTGACTCAAACAATGCATGGAGTGAAATACATAACAAACATTGTGGTATATTGCGTCACAAGCATACCCATTGACCATGCAG GTTGGATTCCCGAAAGCATTAAACCAATGAACGCCATTACTTACGCAACAGAAGGAATCACTAACCTAAACAAGAATGTCTTTGGCTCGTTGTCTAACATGTTCAAGAGTGATGAAG GTTACATTCCGGAAATGAGCTTTGACCCCATGAAAGTTGTCACTGATGCAGTAGAAGAAATTACTGACAAAAGGAACATGTTCTTGGCATATTTGTCAACTATGCTGATGCAAGAAAAGG aaGATGCACTacagatgaaaagaaagaaag GAGAATTTTTCCCTCCACTAGAAACAG TTACAGAGATCATGGACAGAAAAGAAGATGATGTTCTGCTGGAGAAGATCTTTAAGGCCACTAGTACAAAGCTAGAAGATCACAGGAGAGGAAGAGCCATGGATGACCTCCAAGAAGAGCATGAGCAAAAACAGGAAGATTCTGGTAAATTGGAtttgaaagaggaagaagatcTAGATCACATGGGAGAATATCAACAGGAGGACAGGGATGAGAAAAACAACAAGGATGCTTCTGATTATTATAATGTTTCCGAACCTGAAAATCTTGATGATGCTGTTGAAAAAAATGTTGAGGGTCTTGTGTTTTTGATGAAACCCATCACAGACGTTCCAGATTTGGAAAGGGATTCTGAAGCAGCAGATGAATATGAGGATAAGAAGAGTCCAGAGTCTGTCATTCCTGAAATAgaagaatttaaagaatttgaAACAATTCCAGATGACGATGAAGAAATGATCAGTGGGGATACAGAGGAGACAGGAAAACAGGCAAGATCTGACataacagaagaagaagatgatgatgatgatgatgatgatgatgatgataaggTCCCAGCAGAACAGGCACATTCTGATATAACCGTGTCTGACTTTGAAGGTGAAATAGAGATGAAGGTCACTGATGACGATGATTTAGACAGTGAGGATACAGAGGAAAAAACATCCAATGTAGCTGACGATCATATTATTGAAGGTGAAGATGACGGTGAAGACCTGACAGAAAAAACCACAGCAGCCAGTAAATTGGCTGAGACCACTGACGATTACAACAACGATGATGCTGAAGATTACAGGGGAGGTGATGAAGATAACAAAGATAAGGATGATTATTTGGAGATCGAGGATGCAGAGGAAACAACAGCACATGATGAATCTGTTTCTGAAATAGATAACAAAAAGGATCATGTCACTGAAAGTGAAGATGACGTTAAAGACCTGATAGGACCATTCACAGAAGCACCTAAACTGGCTGATAATGAAGATGATTTAGAGCGTGAGGATGAAGAAGGAAAAATAACATCTGATCTAGCTCTAGCTGAAATAGATAACAAACATGACCACATGACTGAAAGTGAAGATGACCTGATAGAACcacccacagcagcagcatcactgACAGATAACCACAAtgttcatgatgatgatgatgcagaagaaaaaattaaatctgaTGTAGTTGTAACTGAAATGGATGACAAAGATGATCCTCTGACTGTAAGTGAAGCTGACAGTGAAGATCTAATAGATCCACCTGCAGAAGCACCATCATTGACTGAGAACTGTGATGTTAATTATGGTGAtgttcatgatgatgatgatgatttggATAGTGATGatgcagaagaaaaaataaaatctgatggAGGTCTAGCTGAAGACCTTGTAGAACCACAAACAGAATCACCTAAAATGGCTGAGGCCAGTGATGCTGATGAGGAAGATGATTTACAGAGCGAGGATGCAGAAGACAAAATAAAAGCTGAAATACGTAATAAAGATGACCACATGACTGAAAGTGAAGATGATAGTGAAGACCATACAGAACCAACTACAGCAGCACCATCACTGGCTGAGGTCAGTGATAATCaaaatgatgatgaagatgataaTGATTTTGACAGTGATGGTTCAGAGATGACAGAACCGCTGGAGACAATGGATACAGATGTATCAGCTGAACAAACCAAACCTGAGGACATACTTTTGAAGCCTGACAGTTCTGCCAATGGTGATgaccaaaacaacaacaacaacgacagAAGGAAGGAAAAATCCAAAATGAAGAAGCAGTTGCCGGGGAAGACAAGGCAATCAAACATCACGTCCGATGTTCTCACAGAGCAAGAAGATCTGGACTCTTTGCCACAGGACTTATACGGAG TTCTTGAACAAGAAAAAGCATATaaagagcaaaaaacaaaagaagaagtgTATAAGGTCATCCAAG AGTTGAGAGCCGcagaggatgaagaggatgaagaacAGATGGCCATAACTgaggaaacagaaaaaaatgctgaagaAAAAACATCCGACAGAATGAAACGCAAAGCCAAGCTTCAGATGAACATGACTTCAGATGACCTGGAGCCCAAAG CAGAGAAACTGGAGAAGCCCGAGAAGCTGAAGAAGAAACCCAGTGTTGAGACTCATGTGATAAAAAAGAAGTCCCAGAAAG AGGTGGAAGCTCAAAGGGAAAGAGCCAAACCAGCAAAGAAAG AAGCTGAGGTCCTGAAAGAGAAAGTCAAACCAGCCAAGACAG AACGTAAAGTTGCAAAGAAAGCTGAACAAGCAAAGAAAG CAGCACCTAAAGTTTCCACAGAAAAAGCCAAAATATCACCAGAGAGAAAAG AAGCTGAGGATCTGAAGAGGAAAGTCAAACCAGCTCCAGCAATTAAGG AAGTGCCACAAGAAAAAGTCAAGCTTGCACCTGAAGAGGCCGAAG TTACAAAGGAGAAGGTCAAACCACTGAAGAAAg aCTTTGCTGCTTCAAAGGAAAAAGCCAAACCAAAGAAAG ATGTGGAAGCTCAGACAGAGAGGGCCAAACCAGGAAAGG ATGCTGAAGTCCCAAAAGAAAAAGCTAAAGCAAAGGAGG CAAGACAAGTGGCAAAAGAAAAACCAGCAGCACAAATAAAAG AGCCTCAGGTTCCACAGAAGAAACCCATAACTCCTGAGAAAG AACCAGCTGAAAAGGCCAAAGCTCgaccaacaaaaaaag AATCTGAATTACCAAAAGAAAAGGCCAAGGCTCCAGCTGAAGTAAAAG AAGTtccaaaagaaaaagtgaaaccTACTCCACCAATTAAAA AACCAAAGATTCTGAAGAAGGACCTCAAACCTATAACGAAAG AACCCAAGATTCCAAAGGAGGAATCCAAACCTATAAAGAaag AACCTAAGATTCCAAAGGAGGAACCCAAACCAATAAAGGAAG AACCAGAGATTCCAAAGGAGGAATCTAAACCTACAAAGAAAG TGCCAGAAAAGGCCAAGTCTGCCCCAGCAATAAAAG AACCAGAAAtgccaaaagaaaaagagaagccCACTCTAACAGTTAAAA AAGCAGAAGtgacaaaagaaaaagccaAGTCTACTCGAGCTGCTAAAC AAGCAGAAGTGCCGAAAGAAAAGGCCAGGCCTACTCCAGGGGTTAAAA AACCAGAGGAGGAAACCCATCCTGAAAAGAAAG AAATTCAGAAAGAGGAACCCAAATCTTCAAAGAAAG AACCCAAGATCCTGAAAGAGGAACCCAAACCTATTAAGAAAG AACCAAAGATTCTGAAGGAGCTCAAACCTATAAAGAAAG TACCCAAGATTCCTAAGGAGGGATCCAAACCTATAAAGAAAG AACTTAAAATGCCAAAAGAAGAACCCAAACCAATAAAGGAAG AACCAGAGATTCCAAAGGAGGAACCTAAACCTACAAAGAAAG AACCAGAGATTTCAAAGGAGGAATCCAAACCTATAAAGACAG AACCCAAGGTTCCAAAGGAGGAAACCCCACCTTCAAAGAAAG ACCCCAAGATTCTGAAAGAGGAAACCCAACCTATGAAGAAAG CTCCTGAGCTTTCAAAGGAGGAGCCCAAACATATTAAGAAAG AACACAAGGTTCTGAAAGAGGAACCCTCACCTATAACGAAAG AACCCAAGATTCCGAAGGAGGAACCCAAACCCAAGAAAG AATCAAAGATTCCAAAGGCAAAACCTAGACCTACAATGAAAG AACCAGATATTTCAAAGGAGGAATCCAAACCAATAAAGACAG AACCTAAAAGTCCAAAGAAGGAACTCAAACCAATCAAGAAAG AACCTAAGATTCCAAAGGAGGAACTCAAACCAATCAAGAAAG AACCCAAGGTTAAAAAAGAGAACACCCAACCTATTAAGAAAG AACCCAAAATCCCAAAGGTGAAAGCCAAACCTATAATGAAAG AACCCAAGGTTCCAAAGGAAGAAATACAACTTATAAAGAAAG AAGCCAAGATTCCAGAGGAGGAGCCCAAACCTATAAAGAAAG AACCCAAGGTTCCAAAGGAAGAAACCAAACCCATAAAAAAAG AACCCAAGGTTAAAAAAGAGGACACCCAATCTATTACGAAAG CAGAACCCAAGATTCCAAAGGAGGAGCCCGAACCTATAAAGAAAG AACCCAAGGTTCCAAAGGAAGACACCCAACCTATAAAGAAAG AACCCAAGATTCCAGTGGAGGAGCCCAAACCTATAAAGAAAG AACCCAAGGTTCCAAAGGAAGACACCCATCCTATAAAGAAAG AACCCAAGATTCCAGTGGAGGAGCCCAAACCTATAAAGAAAG AACCCAAGGTTCCAAAGGAAGACACCCAACCTATAAAGAAAG AACCCAAGATTCCAGTGGAGGAGCCCAAATCTATAAAGAAAG AACCCAAGATTCCAGTGGAGGAGCCCAAATCTATAAAGAAAG AACCCAAGGTTCCAAAGGAAGAAACCAAACCCATAAAGAAAG AACCCAAGATTCCAGAGGAGGAGCCCAAATCTATAAAGAAAG AACCCAAGGTTCCAAAGGAAGAAACCAAACCTATCAAGAAAG AACCCAAGACTCCAAAGGTGGAAGCCAAACCTATAAAGAAAG AACCCAAGATTCCAGAGGAGGAGCCCAAATCTATAAAGAAAG AACCCAAGATTCCAGTGGAGGAGCCCAAATCTATAAAGAAAG AACCCAAGGTTCCAAAGGAAGAAACCAAACCTATAAAGAAAG AACCCAAGATTCCAGAGGAGGAGCCCAAACCTATAAAGAAAG AACCCAAGATTCCAAAGGAGGAGCCCAAACCTATAAAGAAAG AACCCAAGGTTCCAAAGGAAGACACCCAACCTATAAAGAAAG AACCCAAGATTCCAGAGGAGGAGCCCAAACCTATAAAGAAAG AACCCAAGGTTCCAAAGGAAGAAACCAAACCTATAAAGAAAG AACCCAAGACTCCAAAGGTGGAAGCCAAACCTATAAAGAAAG AACCCAAGATTCCAGAGGAGGAGCCCAAATCTATAAAGAAAG AACCCAAGATTCCAGAGGAGGAGTCCAAATCTATAAAGAAAG AACCCAAGGTTCCAAAGGAAGACACCCAACCTATAAAGAAAG AACCCAAGATTCCAAAGGAGGAGCCCAAACCTATAAAGAAAG AACCCAAGGTTCCAAAGGAAGAAACCAAACCTATCAAGAAAG AACCCAAGACTCCAAAGGTGGAAGCCAAACCTATAAAGAAAG AACCCAAGATTCCAGAGGAGGAGCCCAAATCTATAAAGAAAG AACTAGATATTCTAAAGGAGGAACCCAAGAAAG CAGAGGCAGAAGTAGCAAAAGGCAAAGTCAAGTCCACTCCTGCAGTTAAAA AGCCTGAGGTTCCTAAGGAGAAACCTGAACCAATAAAGAAAG aAGCAGAAATGCCAAAAGAGAAACTCAAAGCCACTCCAACAATAAAAA AAGCTGAGGTtcaaaaggaggagaagaaactaATGAAGAAAg AACCAGAGGTGCCTAATGAAAAAGTATTACACACCACGGCAACACAAG TAGAGCCTGTTCTAAAGGAGAAAGTCAAGCCACCAAGGAAAG ATGTTGAATTGGCAAAAGCAAAAGCCAAACCGGCTCCACCATTAAAAG CAGAAGCTGGCATTCCAAAGGACAAAGCTAAACCTAAAAAAG CTGCTGAGAAGGACAAAGAAAAGCCAGAGCCCACTCCATCACCAAAGG AATTAGGTGTGAAGAAGGAAAAAGTCCCAGCTGCACCAACAGCAAAAA AGCCAGATGTTCCCAAGACTGAAGCCAAACAACCAAAGAAAG CACCAGGAGCGGTTTTGAAAGAAAGACTGAAACTGACAAGAGGTAAAGCAGACATTCACCTCAAAGCAG AGCTTGAAGGTCTGAAAAATCTTACAAAGCCTATTCCAAAGAAAG AACACATTGTAAAGGAAAGGAAGAAGCTGGTGGAGAAAG CAACTCCAGAGGCACCAAAAGAAGTGAAACCTGTGCCAGAGACAGAAG AGCCTGAAGTTTCACAGGAGACCACTGCACCTCTGGAGAAAG TTGTTCATATAGAATCTGTAACACCAGTGGACGTCACAGAACCAGCGCCTACAAAACCAG GTGAACCACCGCTGTTGGAGGAGTTTGGTGCAGAAGAAG atgacctGCCCTACTTCCAGTGCTTCTTTGTGGATGAAGATGACACCCACTATCCTTTCTTCCCTTTCTCACCGATCCAAATGTGA